The DNA segment AGGAGATTAATtcatcaaaaattacaaattttcaacaaaatggtttaatttgagctaaactgatgtattttcaactaaggtaattcatttttaactaaaaatattccttttaaacaaagataaataattttctactaaccaaaaaattataaaaataaaattgttcaattttcaacgaaaaaaaatggttgcaattttaaccaaaaagatgaattttccagcgaAATTATGAACCATTAACTGAAATaggagatttttcaacaaaaaaaaaatgaaattattaagaaattattcaattttaatcaaaatcgtGAATCTCGtactaaaattgtaaacaataaaatcattaattttttagtaaaaaattaattttcaaacaaaaaaataattctcaaaaaaatagttcactttttaaccacagtgatgaattttcaattaaaaagataaatcatcaactgagaaatgtgaattttaaactaagaagatgatttgtaaacagaaaaaatgaattttcaacaaaattgttaatattttaatcaaagtgattttatattaagaaaattaactctctaccaaaaaagacgaatttcttgttaagaacatgaattttcaaccaaatacttggattttcaatagaaaaatataaattttaaaccagaaatgtattatttatattttaaattcaaaaaattaattttaaacaacgaaaaaaaaacaaatttaaaaaaaatagtaaatttttaaccaaagacatgaattttcaacaaaaattatgaacattcacctgaaaagttgatttttcaaacaaaaaaatgaattttcaagatcagagattaattttctacagaaatcgtgaatttataagaaaattgttcaattttaaacaaaaagataaatttcaaaatcaaattatgaGCCTTTAGCtgcaatagtcgaattttcaacaacaaaaaattaatttctaaccaagaaggataactttccacaaaaacattatttgcttcataattttcaaccaaagtgatataatttgaactaaaataaataatccttacctaaaaaatttaatttttactaacaaTAAAGTAATTGTTTCtttagttgagaaaattaattttcaaccaaaaaacgaatttttattaacatagttaaattttcaactaaaattataaatctacaactgcaatggtttaattttaaactttaaaaatgaattctcaacgaaaatgaTCATCCTTTAActcgaatagtttcatttttaataaaaaaaagatgagttcgaACCGGAaggattaaattttctacgatacaaaccaaattaaaaaatatgtattaatttgtaatcagagtgatttttaattcaagaaaattgattctctacgaaaaaagacaaattttcaacacaacaaatAGTCgaagtttaaaactaaaaagaatgaattttaaaacaacaatgaaatcatcaaatttcacttgaaaaaataattttcgataaaaaaaaaaataatttttaatcaaaaatagatttttaaccaaaaatttcacattcaaacaactagctcaatttttaatatgaaaaggtaatttctcaatttaaaaaaattcatattttaacaaaaacaaaatttaatccaTGACAGTTTAATTcatgtaaaaaagacgaattctcaaaaagatgttaattttcatctaaataagaTTTCtcgtttaagagaaaaaaatgtcaactcaaCTATTGAATCATCAATCAaccataaatattcaattaaaaagaataattttctacgaaaaacaaagaatttttaaccacaaaattgaattttaactaaaaaaaattaaaaatattaatataaataagaaacactattatttaatttaatattaacatttttaacaaattacctgGCACTTTCTGATTTTTCGAGTTATGTAAACACTCCTTTGGTTactccaggttttccaggtaaaCAGACATTCTGTAATAGTGTTTTTCTCTAAAAGGTGGttcaattacaataaaaaatataaatgtcaaatattcatgaaaaatgatttattaaaaccGGATTCAATACACGGAAATATCTCCAACGCTTAAGATTATGGTGATGAAGGCACAAGAATGAAGTGAGTTTGTTCGTTCCTAAAAAAAACGCTTGGAAGAAGCGACATTCTTTTTACGATGACATTATTTTTACAACGTCACTTTActacaattctgaaatttttaaacattttgttaaatcgGAATTCGAATAAATTTCGCTAGATTTTCGAATATTTGGAACTAAATACCGAGGTAGAAAATATATTGTTGTAACAACTACTGTTCTATTTGTTCAAGTGAGGATAgaagacaataataaataaaataaatcatcaaTATATGACAGTAGTATAGCAAAGCACTTACCGACTGATGGTAATTATCTGATGTCGATAACATAGCATGAAACTGAACCTCGCTCGGTCGGTAAGTGACGCTTTAGTTGCATAGCTATACTACTAAAGCTATACTATTGAtggcatttaaaataatatttaaataaaaaagttttctcaaaaaggccgcatttgattattataaataaatacatcaGTAAATTGTGTACGAGTATTCTCTTTTTTAAtagtaaagtaatttaaaaaataaagccatataaaaatataaatctcaaGGGAAATAATTCGATCGAGACCAAGAAGATGCATCCACATTTGGAAGCCTTctagatttttattaattacaaactTAAATAACTCCGAAATTGAACTAGAATCGAAATATACAAGATTAAAATCCTCATTTTAAGAATACTCcgccttaaaaaaatttaactacacagATGATGATGGGAAGTAAAATTTGATTATCAAGTCATCTATAATCCGTTAgcctaagttttcatttaaactaTTCGAACACCAATTACTACAGCATTATCTCTCAGcctcaaattcagaaaaaaatcgaacATCTCACTGACAAAGTCCGtaaaaaatgaacgatttaaaaatagtgaaaatttgttcaaatcctaGCTAACTATCAGTAATTGACTGATCATCAGGGCAGTGATTCAGCTAAACATTCTGCTCCAAATGGTACTTCGTCTTGCAGAGTTTCTGTAATCGAGTGATACCCTCTTCTCGATTATCAGCGTATTTTTCATCCCAAGCATCAATCAGCATATTATAGTACCTTGGAGCTTCGAAATACTGAAAATACTCATTACTAGTGGCAGTGGGGAATATCTTCTCAAACCTGTCCAACTGAGTCAATTCATCTTCATAAGCAATAAGCGTTCTGACATCGTCAGGTGTCAAGTCCTCGATAATGTCGTCCAAGTAATCTTCCCTATCTCTCGTACTTAGATAGTGATACTGTTTCTGTCTTTCCTGCAAACTCAAGGACGTTCGATGGAGCCTATAGTCCTGGCAAACAGGATCAAGCTGATACTGCTTGCCCAGGGTCTCCATCTCACGTTGCGAAAGGCTAACTGGCAGTTGATACCCGGCCATATTAAAGACATTTCTGATCAGTGGACCCTTGACAGCAACATCTAAAGGCGAAGCTGACTGCAGAGAAGGTGATATGTTCACTTCCAACAACCAGGGTTTGAGGTTATCATCAAGGAGGATATCCACTCCGAAGAGTTCGTAGCAACAGTACCTAGAACTGACGTTTGCTTTGCTAAGGCAGTTGATAGAAGACTCGCCAGCGATCATTGTCTTGACAACGATGTCCTTCATAGTCGACCACAGTTTCTGAACATTGACTTCCTTCTTTTCCAGGTAGGACCAGAGGGTCTTGATAGTCCACTTGTGGCCGGAGCAGGAATCAGGACTGTCATTGTCGGTGTAACTGGCACTAGATTTGTTGATGCTATAGTTGGTGAGATGCATGAAGCGATCGCTGAGGCAGTTGATGTCGTCGATGTACTTGACTGATGCAAACCGAACCAGGCCATCAGGATAGAGGTAGATGCGAAGGGGATTGAAGCTAGTGACGAGAACGTAGAGTCTGAGATCAAACTTGGCTCCATCGATGAGCATCGGTTTAGACAAGTACTGCTGGACGATGACTGGCCGTTTTTTGGGAATTTGGGCCCATCTGTGAACGACACGTATTCCGGTTCCTCTGGCAGAAGCTGGAGGCTTGATGATCCACTTTTCTTTGCTGCCCTGCTTGTCCCAAACTTGTCGGAAGCATCGGAGATCTTGTGGAAGAACATAGGTTCTGGGAATGAAGCCAAATTCTCTCTTACTGTGTTTTAACATCATTCTGCTGAGGTTCCTCCAAAGACGATCCTTTCGACCGACTTGGAAGGTTCCAGGGAAGTGGTtgatcttttgatattctttaagCGTTTTGAAGCAGTTGGATCTCATGTGCTTGCCCCAAGTTCCACACCAGTCCTGGGTTTTTTTCATCAGACGGTAGCCCGAGTTAGTTAGAGTTCTGCGAACTAATTGGGGAGTTATGGTGCTCAGTCTCCATTTTAAGTGCTTCGTGATATCTTGAGGCATACTTGAACCATTGCACTCGTAGGATTGGAAGGCTATGTAAGGTGCTACGTTTGAAAAGAGGCTTTTTCGAAAGGGAAGAGCGGAATTCTTGTCGCCAGCGGCATCAACCTCGCTGATTGTGCAGAGGGAACCTTCGTCTAAGGAAGCAAGTTCCTCTTGATCCTCGTCAGTTTGGGATTCCAGGTCAGCCTCATCTTCGATACTCGGTTTTACGTGGACCATTTCCTGGTGGTTGTAGGTGAGGATGTCCATTGCAATGGCTCAAGATTATCTGAAACGAtattaatttatggaaatttttaatacGCTACTGTTGGACAGTATTGGATCACCAACCGGGCGACCTATTCACAATCAGCCTTGACTTTGAATGATCATAGTGCCGTCCAAAGTATAGATAAAATAAGTTTTGGAATCACTGTAAAGCTAATACAAATCTGCGTTAAATGAACCCcagttgaagtaatttttttgtgaGAGAATGCTAATTTTTAGTAGGTCATCCAGTTAGTGGTCAGATACTGTGCGTCAGTAGTGTAGTGACAAAAAAGCTACTTAGTATTAATTGCAGACATCACAgtccaaaatgattttaaaaaaagggggAACCAGAATGATTTTTTACGACAATAGGGGGGAAATAgaggaataaactatttttaataaaattcagttAGATAAGAATGggttttttaatcaaagacaaaaattcccggtcatttcctggatTTATCCCggttcataaatatttttcacggtcaatgaaatttgaaaaattacactaTAATGActcaattttttccattaaaaggGATAAAATCTGAGCTGCAAAATCAAAGtactcaaaatggaactcttaaatttttaacttttaaaattaagatttaacagttttttaattgaaaaacgttGTATTTAAATGCACAATAATTTTCACGTGTAAAATGAAAGCTTTTCgacacttttcaactaaatttttcaaaattatatcattttaagcaattttaagctagaaacattaaaaattgaacgattagatttttttgtttaaatttaacctaactttaaaattaaaaatttcatttcaaattcttgaaacatTGATATgttgtttgaacttttttaaaatttaaaattatttttaaaatgtcttgagaACTTCTAAGCATCTatcaaaattattcgaattttaccctaaattttttttaatccttcaaaattgaaacaatttccttaaaatcctttcaaaattcttaaaaaacttcgaAACTATATTCCGAAATCTTCCGAAATCTGCCAAAAtgaatatttgatttcaaattaggtCGTGCACTATTTATATTctgattttttctaagaataagNNNNNNNNNNNNNNNNNNNNNNNNNNNNNNNNNNNNNNNNNNNNNNNNNNNNNNNNNNNNNNNNNNNNNNNNNNNNNNNNNNNNNNNNNNNNNNNNNNNNAAGTCATTGttttttgcttaattgaactaatgtaatattttaaaaataaacatctttggttatgaatatattatttcgtagttattttaaaattgaaaatagtttataaagtttcaatggaGGTTTCACATTTGTTTCAGTAATAAGactttttcattcttaaaataaaagttaatttgaaaaatcatgaaattatttatattcacaaaatatgaaattaaaaaaattttgaataaaaaatattctatttcaaatgcttcttatttttaattgtttaagtgctacgaattaaaaacataaacgaggaaattttcaaagtgaaagattttcgaatcaggcactctaaactgaatgatataattaaaaaagctcacaatttaactatacttatttgaaaaaacggttgaaatcaaagttggacagatttttcattttttaaattttgtaaaattcccagtcaaaaaataaattcacagtcatttcctggttttccaggtttccccaTCCAGCGGCCAGCCTGTAGATACTATATTCCTAAACCTTTacgttgaaaaaattgtatttcaaataaaatatttgattttaaaaaagttgaatttctaacgcaaaaatatgcatttttaagaaaaaactttatttatcaacaaaaaggagatttttcaaataaatagttaaattttttacgaactactgatatttcaattttaagagacgaatattctacaaaataaataaattttgaaacaaaaaatatacatttttaagttaagtttgcaatcaaatcaaaaagattattcaggcaagaaaaaaatttccataaaattctgtaatttttaaactaaaaaggggaattttctataaagtaattgaatttttaatagaaaaatatgaagttgaaacaaaaaaggtaatttaaagAAGTTagtacaatctttaaaaaaatgaattttttaccaagtagttcaacttttaacaaaaaaaaaaaggatgacatttgaccaaaattcttaaatttggaataaaataattcaatctttattCGAGTAATATCACTGTCGAGCAAAAAtatgataacaaaattttcaatccagaagaatTAACTTTCGACGAAGTTCGGATTTAAGGGAAGACGTTCttgaaaaataggattttttttttcaaggggAAATAAAGAGATAAGGGGAAGTTTTTGAAGTCAGTTTGATCgagtcaataataaattaaatttaatagaaacaaattattattatttatactaaaattgTCTTTGTCTAATGCTGCAAAATTGAGgttcttttctaaattatttaac comes from the Belonocnema kinseyi isolate 2016_QV_RU_SX_M_011 chromosome 6, B_treatae_v1, whole genome shotgun sequence genome and includes:
- the LOC117174057 gene encoding tubulin polyglutamylase TTLL4-like → MDILTYNHQEMVHVKPSIEDEADLESQTDEDQEELASLDEGSLCTISEVDAAGDKNSALPFRKSLFSNVAPYIAFQSYECNGSSMPQDITKHLKWRLSTITPQLVRRTLTNSGYRLMKKTQDWCGTWGKHMRSNCFKTLKEYQKINHFPGTFQVGRKDRLWRNLSRMMLKHSKREFGFIPRTYVLPQDLRCFRQVWDKQGSKEKWIIKPPASARGTGIRVVHRWAQIPKKRPVIVQQYLSKPMLIDGAKFDLRLYVLVTSFNPLRIYLYPDGLVRFASVKYIDDINCLSDRFMHLTNYSINKSSASYTDNDSPDSCSGHKWTIKTLWSYLEKKEVNVQKLWSTMKDIVVKTMIAGESSINCLSKANVSSRYCCYELFGVDILLDDNLKPWLLEVNISPSLQSASPLDVAVKGPLIRNVFNMAGYQLPVSLSQREMETLGKQYQLDPVCQDYRLHRTSLSLQERQKQYHYLSTRDREDYLDDIIEDLTPDDVRTLIAYEDELTQLDRFEKIFPTATSNEYFQYFEAPRYYNMLIDAWDEKYADNREEGITRLQKLCKTKYHLEQNV